The genomic interval GGACTGCGACCGAGAAGGACCGGTCTGCTACGGCGCGCTCGTCCATCCGCCGCCAGGCCACGATCCGCCGCCCGTCGCGCTACACTGGCTCGTCATCTCACGCGCGTGGTACCAGTGTTCTGTCATCCTTGCCTTCCCAGATCCTCGATGAGATCCATCGCGGAATAGTCGAGTCGCCGTCTGATTTGCGTTCTCCGGTCTTGAATTTGGGGGTTAGCGAAGATGGGATGGATCTCGACACGAGCAGGCGTGACGCTCTGCGGAACGAACGCGCTGCTCGCAGACTAGACGCTCTGAGTGCTCCAACTCGACGTCCCCGTGTCCGCCAACGCCAATCCAATACAAGGTGGCGCTGGGATTGGTCGACTCGCGATCAATCACTTGACCGCCTGCTCCCAAGTTCCAGGATTCGCTGGGCGGCTCAGGATCAACCATCTGGCCCCCTCGTCCGCTCAGATCCTCCTGCCCAACCTCCATCGCAAAATGCGCCCTTGACACCCCACTTTGCGCCCGCGCTCTCCTACTACACGACCGTCTCGCACTCGCCGTCGGAATCAGtccgtcttcctcctctgcgcCGGACAGAGAGTCGTAGCGATGACCGGGCCAACTACAATGGGACTAGATTGCAGGAGTTTGAAGAGTTCCAGGAAGGCTATCGCGCGGGTCTTGAATCCGCTGGCGTTGACCCTGACACCTGGAATGGAGAGCCTCTTGTTGATGGACTCGGTGATCGCGAGCGAAGTATGAGTCCGGCTGATGAGCGCGGAGCCGATGCGTGGGAAACCTTGCTGTCGACGATCACGCCAGACGCTACTCTTCCCTCGAACAGCACCTCATTTGCTTCCAACCCCACTTCTACAACCGATGCCTCCCGCAATGGAACCTCTCGAACATCCGCCCACTCCTCGTCGCAGACTCTCCCAACCTCCCTGAGCTCTTCGCGGACCGCTCCCACCGGACTTGATCCCTACCCggatcatctccatccttgcgacttttcttcgtcggacgaggaagataGCCCTGCCAACTACCGCCGCGTGCCCGGCCCGTCGGGTCGATCTGTCTCTTTTCACCGCCGGTCTCCGGGTCTGCCGTCGACCATGAGCAGCGGTCCTCCCATTCCTaccttttccttctccttctcggacTCCTCCAGCGATCCCGATCTTCACCCCGATCTCCACCAGATGCAGGCCATCCTAGATCGACTGGCTCGACGGGAGGACATCCCGGATGATTGGTGGGCGGCAGCTGGCCTGTCGCGCATCATCGGTCGTGGCCTCAGTGCCAGCGCGAATATGACCGAAAATGGTGCTGAAAGCACGCCCCGTCCCGCTCGCTGAGCAGAGCAGGAtgccttttttttcttcttgttaGCCGGCTTTGGAAAACGACTGTTTATTATGGCGTTTTTATCTAGTAATATCTTCGACCGAGTTGGATGTGGGTGGGCGTTTTAATTTCGGACACTGTTACAATCCGGTCTTGCATTTGGGCCTGTTGGTTTGTACTCGGAGTTGCAATACTTCGATTGTACTCCGCGGTGATTCTCGTGGTTATCTCTTTGCATGACCGCCAACGATTAGGGCGAGGCCGCCGATAAAAGAACAAAAGACCCAGCGAtgattttctcttcattttctcttcttgtaAACCATTCATAAATCTATCAAGTAGGTGACTACTATTTAACTGCTATACTGCTGTGTAGTCAACCAGTCCATCGGTGGAAACTCACTGAATGTGACGTATTCCGCCCCGGAGCACAGTCGTCCCCACACCGGAATCAATCACCCCGCCAGCAGAGACGAATTATTCCCTCGACGAACTACAGCAATGGACTGAATGACTAGCTGCATCGACTACTGAATCCCCGTTCGGCACTGCCAAAACCTTGCCCCTGGATTATCTGCGAGACTCTGATGACCATCACTGTATCACCGCCCATTTCTGCGCAAAACACCTCGGGAAGCTAGCTCATTGTTGAGTCCATTGAGCTGGCCGATCAAAGGACTACCGAATAATTTCTTTGGATCTTACTGTCTGCCTACTTCAACTTTGGAATGTCCACCACCGGCCACATGGATGAGCAGGTTGAACGTCTGGTCAAGAAGACCTGGGGTGAGTTTCTTCTGTgttgaattgaattgaattggAGTCGGACCCTCACGCGAGCCATGCATGGTATGCTTTTACCCTAAAGGCTTGCGcgagaagaaaacaaaaatcCCTCCATTGCTCCAATCCATCTCTTCGCTTCGTTTCATATATCTAATTATCCGCTACAGCCAAATTCACCTCCACTCCCTCCAACGCCCGCCTAATGATAGCAGTCAGCGGCATCCCAGGCTCGGGCAAAACCGAGCTAGCGAGCTTAATGGCCCAGCGCATAAATCAGCTTTATACTCAAGAGAACGCATCCACGACAGCCCCAATCGCCACCGCACTCCCAATGGACGGGTACCATCTCACGcgcgcccagctcgccgcAATGCCAGACCCAGTGTACGCAGCCGCTCGGCGTGGGGCAGCATTTACCTTTGACGGAGTCAAATTCCTGGATCTTGTGCAGAAACTGCGGGAGCCGTTgacggcttcttcgacgacgcAGTACGCGCCGAGTTTCGACCATGCGACTAAGGATCCTGTTGAGGATGATATTCCGATTCCTGTCACCTGTCGGGTTGTCTTCTTTGAAGGGAACTATCTCAGTTTGGATAAGGAGCCATGGAACCAGGCTGCGAGGCTTATGGATGAGTTGTGGTTTGTGAACGTGGATTTTGAGGTTGCGCGGCTTAGACTTATTAAGAGGCATGTTAAAGCGGGGGTTGCgaaggatgaggctgaggcAGATAAACGGGCCAGAGAGAATGATCTCGTTAATGGGTCGGAGATTGTTGATTGTCAGATGCAAGTGCAGGAGGTTGTTGATAGTCGGTATGATCCTGCGTGGGAGAGATTATAGGAGGTAGTCCTATCTACTGGTGAGATTGATATTCAAGAAACTTTTTACTACATATTGTCCATAGAGGAATCTAATAGGGAAGCCCTGGAAAGCCTGTACGCAAATCCCTACTTAAAAATTTTATGCAAACATGCATGTGAGCCCTATGATCATTAAGGATAGAAGTACTACTGTATGTAATTATGCTAAGAGACTCAGTAAGCGAATCAGCGCGATCAGGAAACGGAGCAGGCTGCTCCAAGTCATGCTCAATTTTACTCCGGGAGTGAGGGGTGAACCCTAAAATGGAAAGAGCAGGGCTGGCTTCACGTATAGTTCAATTCATAGTTCGCTGTTATTACATTCCATGGATAGGCCTCGGAGGATGTACACTATAGACAATATAACCCGTTTAATTCTTCCATTAAAAACGCTCGAAGACTAAATCTAGAGCTTTCCAAGGTCCATTAGTTCATAGTGGCAAGGTAACTTCCACCATCCGCCATGATACTTGGTTCAGCTGTCGCTGGCGGCACCCCAATCGGGTAGCGCTGAACAACCCTAACACCCTTCTCGTCATCGGCTGCCATCAACTCTACGGCGTCACTTTTCGTCCTTGACCTTTGGCTTGTCCCTATTTTTAGTTCCcaatagaaaaaaaaaaaaggttgTCTGCCTAGAATACGATCTCGTCTTCGTCTACCTAACCTATATCTCATCGTATTCGTGATTCAACACACCCAGCACATTTTCTCTCAACACCAACGACACCATCATAATGTTCATTAAAAACTTCGCTCTCGCGCTGGCCTTCATGGCTTTTGTCAAAATCGCCACAGCTGGCCATCCCCCACCCTGTCTCGCCCCAGTGATAGCGTAAGTCTTTCGAACTAGATGATGACTTAGTGAGCGATCTATTAGTTAACAGCTTCGCAGGAGCCTATCCAGAAACCCACCCGACGTTGCAAGTGTTGCAAACGCCTGCGGACCAAACGCAGCAAGTGCGTCCTCCGCCATCGTCAACCAGTGCCGCGGCCAAGCAACGGCGGCACTGAGGTACTTTGCCCACGTCGTCTGCCCCCAGGCTGGTCATCCAGGTATGTTGTTTGTTGGTTCTATGGAGTTTGGATAGATATGTTGAttgatctttctttctgcagAGTTCTCGTCTATTGTTTCTATCCCCGCTGCCAGCTCTTCTTTTATTTCTCCGGTTGGTTCTTCGACTCCGAGGGTTAGTGTGCCTTTTGGCACCAGCACTGGGATCCCTCCCTCTGGTCCTGGGGCCACCGGTGGTGCTCCTGCAGGTGTAGGTCCTACTGGGGGTTCTGGTGCTGCTC from Penicillium psychrofluorescens genome assembly, chromosome: 5 carries:
- a CDS encoding uncharacterized protein (ID:PFLUO_008190-T1.cds;~source:funannotate) gives rise to the protein MDEQVERLVKKTWAKFTSTPSNARLMIAVSGIPGSGKTELASLMAQRINQLYTQENASTTAPIATALPMDGYHLTRAQLAAMPDPVYAAARRGAAFTFDGVKFLDLVQKLREPLTASSTTQYAPSFDHATKDPVEDDIPIPVTCRVVFFEGNYLSLDKEPWNQAARLMDELWFVNVDFEVARLRLIKRHVKAGVAKDEAEADKRARENDLVNGSEIVDCQMQVQEVVDSRYDPAWERL
- a CDS encoding uncharacterized protein (ID:PFLUO_008189-T1.cds;~source:funannotate), translated to MGIPMWREPAEADSYRTATEKDRSATARSSIRRQATIRRPSRYTGSSSHARGTSVLSSLPSQILDEIHRGIVESPSDLRSPVLNLGVSEDGMDLDTSRRDALRNERAARRLDALSAPTRRPRVRQRQSNTRWRWDWSTRDQSLDRLLPSSRIRWAAQDQPSGPLVRSDPPAQPPSQNAPLTPHFAPALSYYTTVSHSPSESVRLPPLRRTESRSDDRANYNGTRLQEFEEFQEGYRAGLESAGVDPDTWNGEPLVDGLGDRERSMSPADERGADAWETLLSTITPDATLPSNSTSFASNPTSTTDASRNGTSRTSAHSSSQTLPTSLSSSRTAPTGLDPYPDHLHPCDFSSSDEEDSPANYRRVPGPSGRSVSFHRRSPGLPSTMSSGPPIPTFSFSFSDSSSDPDLHPDLHQMQAILDRLARREDIPDDWWAAAGLSRIIGRGLSASANMTENGAESTPRPAR